The Thermoleophilum album genome contains a region encoding:
- a CDS encoding TIGR02391 family protein, which translates to MAAPNAPPPFSASTVEMVCRALGEAVRGHQIANLIAVLKVSEDASEARNTKWKRLFNAVAAAQNRQRDGRPLLRLVGEVMQPVRFESPDEFEAHRVAVSERLLLSGYRVREDGKVARVPRATTLSEAQQRADALRAELARRDVHSDVLHFCRAELVQQNYFHAVLEACKSVAEKLRDLSGAQGDGASLVDAACSLSSGPIVAFNALATEWERSEQTGLATLLKGVFGTFRNPTAHAPKVLWATSRRDALDMLTLASMLHRRLDAATVRKR; encoded by the coding sequence GTGGCAGCCCCGAACGCGCCCCCGCCGTTCTCCGCCTCGACGGTCGAGATGGTCTGCCGCGCGCTCGGCGAAGCCGTGCGCGGCCACCAGATCGCCAACCTCATCGCGGTCCTGAAGGTCAGTGAGGATGCGAGCGAGGCGCGCAACACCAAGTGGAAGCGCCTGTTCAACGCGGTGGCGGCGGCGCAGAACCGCCAGCGCGACGGACGCCCGCTGCTGCGCCTGGTCGGCGAGGTCATGCAGCCGGTCCGGTTCGAGTCGCCAGATGAGTTCGAGGCGCATCGCGTCGCGGTCAGCGAGCGGCTGCTGCTGTCCGGCTACCGCGTGCGCGAGGACGGCAAGGTCGCGCGCGTGCCGCGGGCTACGACTCTGTCAGAGGCGCAGCAGCGCGCCGACGCGCTGCGGGCTGAGCTCGCCCGTCGGGACGTGCATTCCGATGTCCTGCACTTCTGCCGCGCGGAGCTCGTGCAGCAGAACTACTTCCACGCCGTGCTCGAGGCGTGCAAGAGCGTCGCCGAGAAGCTGCGCGACCTGAGCGGCGCGCAGGGCGACGGGGCATCGCTCGTCGACGCGGCCTGCTCGCTGTCGTCGGGCCCGATCGTGGCATTCAACGCGCTGGCGACCGAGTGGGAGCGGTCTGAGCAGACCGGTCTGGCCACGCTGCTGAAGGGCGTGTTCGGCACGTTCCGCAACCCGACGGCGCACGCGCCGAAGGTGCTCTGGGCGACGTCGCGCAGGGACGCGCTCGACATGCTGACGCTCGCCTCGATGCTGCACCGCCGCCTGGACGCGGCGACGGTGCGCAAGCGGTGA
- a CDS encoding HAD-IC family P-type ATPase produces MEGRTLWAGGPRLAADHLATLPPAVAEAEGRGETAILLGDGERVVAVFGVADQPRAEAAAAVNGLYDRAGVDHVVMLTGDSERVARAVAARTGVREWRAGLLPEDKLTAIRSIREKYGETAMVGDGVNDAPALAGATVGVAMGAAGSDVALESADVALMGDELERLPEAIEHSRRALRIMRQNVVISLATKAVFVALAPLGFVSLVLAVAADMGVSLLVTLNGLRLLGKGDKPSTAATPAGSVTAPAAAACSDGCCSPATSEPPTPQPLVLVQAGGDGACADGCGCSSDDHQARK; encoded by the coding sequence GTGGAGGGCAGGACGCTGTGGGCAGGCGGGCCGAGACTGGCTGCCGACCACCTGGCGACCCTTCCCCCAGCCGTGGCCGAGGCCGAGGGTCGAGGCGAGACCGCGATCCTGCTGGGCGACGGCGAGCGCGTCGTGGCGGTGTTCGGCGTAGCCGATCAGCCCCGCGCCGAGGCGGCCGCCGCCGTGAACGGCCTCTACGACCGTGCGGGCGTCGACCACGTGGTCATGCTGACCGGTGACAGCGAGCGCGTGGCGCGCGCAGTCGCCGCACGGACCGGCGTGCGCGAGTGGCGCGCCGGGCTGCTGCCCGAGGACAAGCTCACTGCCATCCGGTCGATCCGCGAGAAGTACGGCGAGACGGCGATGGTCGGCGACGGCGTCAACGATGCCCCCGCACTCGCCGGCGCGACGGTCGGCGTGGCGATGGGCGCGGCCGGCAGCGACGTCGCGCTGGAGTCCGCCGACGTGGCGCTCATGGGCGACGAGCTGGAGCGGTTGCCCGAGGCGATCGAGCACAGCCGCCGCGCGCTGCGGATCATGCGCCAGAACGTCGTCATCTCGCTGGCCACCAAGGCGGTCTTCGTGGCGCTGGCGCCGCTGGGGTTCGTCTCGCTCGTGCTCGCCGTCGCCGCCGACATGGGCGTCTCGCTGCTCGTGACGCTCAACGGGCTGCGCCTGCTCGGCAAGGGCGACAAGCCCAGCACCGCGGCCACCCCCGCGGGCTCTGTGACGGCCCCTGCCGCCGCTGCCTGCTCGGACGGCTGCTGCTCGCCGGCGACCAGCGAGCCGCCGACGCCGCAGCCGCTCGTGCTCGTGCAGGCCGGCGGGGACGGCGCGTGCGCGGACGGTTGCGGCTGCTCCAGCGATGACCACCAGGCACGAAAGTGA
- a CDS encoding RNA polymerase sigma factor, whose amino-acid sequence MSRHRRVALRGDEAQLFAQHHARLLRAVRGAVRTPEAVVEDACANAWAILLRRQPERTDRLFAWLRTVAIREAYRLSREDHRATRLEDLGCADGDGWDAFVPDRGSLDDTIEARRALRVLADLPERQRRTLALLVAGYRYAEIQRLRGDATYTNVNKQLVKARRRIRESEAAA is encoded by the coding sequence ATGAGCCGCCACCGGCGCGTCGCGCTGCGCGGCGACGAGGCGCAGCTGTTCGCCCAGCATCACGCGCGGCTGCTGCGCGCCGTCCGCGGCGCGGTCCGCACGCCCGAGGCGGTGGTCGAGGACGCGTGCGCGAACGCGTGGGCGATCCTGCTCCGTCGCCAGCCCGAGCGGACCGACCGGCTCTTCGCGTGGCTGCGGACCGTTGCCATCCGGGAGGCCTACCGCCTTTCCCGCGAAGATCACCGGGCGACGCGCCTGGAGGATCTCGGGTGCGCCGACGGCGACGGCTGGGACGCGTTCGTCCCGGACCGCGGCTCGCTCGACGACACGATCGAGGCGCGACGCGCGCTGCGAGTCCTCGCCGACCTGCCCGAGCGCCAGCGCCGGACCCTGGCGCTGCTCGTCGCCGGCTATCGCTACGCGGAGATTCAGCGCCTGCGCGGCGACGCGACCTACACGAACGTCAACAAGCAGCTCGTCAAGGCGCGTCGCCGCATCCGCGAGTCCGAGGCGGCGGCGTAG
- a CDS encoding ArdC-like ssDNA-binding domain-containing protein, translating into MAQTTTAAERAARRAADRDRLEQAAHALLSTDGWQRWLRVRATNGLARYSLGNQMLIAWQKPDATFVAGFRAFLKLNRCVRKGEKAIRILAPMTVRQRDADDADEDERRTVFRSVAVFDVSQTDPLPGRDPVALEPPRTPISGDSHARLLTPLENLAGQLGYSVRYLPLDGGADGWCDPHRMEIVINEHLAANAQVRVLVHELAHALGVGYRQYGRQQAEVLVDCVTYIVCGSAGLDVSGESVPYVAGWGEEGALDAIREYAGTIDTIARRIETAIGEDETADDDTANALAA; encoded by the coding sequence ATGGCCCAGACCACGACCGCCGCCGAGCGCGCCGCGCGCCGCGCCGCCGATCGCGACCGCCTCGAGCAGGCCGCCCACGCGCTGCTGTCAACCGACGGCTGGCAGCGCTGGCTGCGCGTGCGCGCGACCAACGGCCTGGCGCGCTACTCGCTCGGCAACCAGATGCTGATCGCATGGCAGAAGCCCGACGCCACGTTCGTGGCCGGCTTTCGCGCGTTCCTGAAGCTCAACCGCTGCGTGCGCAAGGGCGAGAAGGCCATCCGGATCCTCGCCCCGATGACGGTCCGCCAGCGCGACGCCGACGACGCCGACGAGGACGAGCGCCGCACCGTCTTCCGCTCGGTCGCCGTGTTCGACGTCTCCCAGACCGATCCGCTGCCCGGCCGCGACCCGGTCGCGCTCGAGCCTCCGCGCACGCCGATCAGCGGTGACAGCCACGCGCGCCTGCTGACGCCGCTCGAGAACCTCGCCGGGCAACTCGGCTACAGCGTCCGGTACCTGCCGCTCGACGGCGGCGCCGACGGCTGGTGCGACCCACACCGCATGGAGATCGTCATCAACGAGCACCTCGCGGCCAACGCGCAGGTCCGCGTGCTCGTCCATGAGCTGGCGCACGCGCTCGGCGTCGGCTACCGCCAGTACGGCCGACAGCAGGCCGAGGTCCTCGTCGACTGCGTCACCTACATCGTCTGCGGCTCGGCCGGGCTCGACGTCTCCGGCGAGAGCGTGCCCTACGTGGCCGGCTGGGGCGAGGAGGGCGCGCTCGACGCCATCCGCGAGTACGCCGGCACGATCGACACGATCGCCCGCCGGATCGAGACGGCGATCGGCGAGGACGAGACGGCCGACGACGACACGGCGAACGCCCTCGCGGCGTAG
- a CDS encoding SANT/Myb-like DNA-binding domain-containing protein, giving the protein MPPRWSPEEDRVLRRLYGQGAPLRAIAEQVGRSQDAVSERRRTLGIAPRPRQRPWSPAEDELLRAGTALGLQATAIAARLRRPAEQVRRRRVLVGSGRAPRAFSAAEDDAIAACWTAGGDVEALAVALGRSAGSLRLRARKLGLHRPPARPRWQPYEDAAVRDGYERGLTCAQIAAELSGRIATAVAARAAKLGLATYARAWTAREDRDLRQLARDGIELERAAHLLARTPEALRARARKLGIPAPRSARTGRGRPWSAREDELLRLHAALNPAALAELVDRSPEAITQRLRRLGLRAGAERSPHHPVPARRGLTPGERTAVARELRAGGPGRQLALARRLGLRPAALRGATRQAASTDAPGVPASVGAPGAAPRLTAAPPRARAR; this is encoded by the coding sequence GTGCCGCCGCGCTGGTCGCCCGAGGAGGACCGGGTGCTGCGCCGGCTCTACGGGCAGGGCGCGCCGCTGCGCGCGATCGCCGAGCAGGTCGGGCGCTCCCAGGACGCCGTGTCCGAGCGCCGCCGCACGCTGGGCATCGCCCCGCGGCCACGTCAGCGGCCGTGGTCGCCGGCCGAGGATGAACTGCTGCGCGCGGGCACCGCGCTCGGGCTGCAAGCGACCGCGATCGCCGCTCGGCTGCGGCGCCCGGCCGAGCAGGTCCGCCGCCGCCGCGTGCTGGTCGGCTCCGGCCGCGCCCCGCGTGCCTTCAGCGCCGCCGAGGACGACGCGATCGCCGCCTGCTGGACAGCAGGCGGCGACGTCGAGGCGCTCGCGGTCGCGCTGGGGCGAAGCGCCGGATCGCTGCGGCTGCGCGCGCGCAAGCTCGGGCTGCACCGCCCGCCCGCGCGACCGCGGTGGCAGCCGTATGAGGACGCCGCGGTCCGCGACGGCTACGAGCGCGGGCTGACGTGCGCGCAGATCGCCGCCGAGCTTTCCGGGCGCATCGCCACGGCGGTCGCCGCGCGCGCCGCCAAGCTCGGGTTGGCGACCTACGCGCGGGCGTGGACGGCCCGCGAGGACCGCGACCTGCGGCAGCTCGCGCGCGACGGGATCGAGCTCGAACGCGCCGCGCACCTGCTGGCGCGCACCCCCGAGGCGCTGCGCGCCCGCGCCCGCAAGCTGGGCATCCCGGCCCCCCGGTCCGCGCGTACCGGACGCGGTCGGCCCTGGAGCGCTCGCGAGGACGAGCTTCTGCGGCTGCACGCCGCACTGAACCCGGCGGCGCTCGCCGAGCTGGTGGACCGCAGCCCCGAGGCGATCACCCAGCGCCTGCGGCGGCTGGGGCTGCGCGCGGGCGCCGAGCGCTCGCCGCATCACCCGGTCCCCGCCCGCCGCGGGCTCACGCCCGGCGAACGGACCGCGGTGGCGCGCGAACTCAGAGCCGGCGGACCGGGCCGCCAGCTCGCGCTCGCGCGCCGGCTGGGCCTGCGGCCCGCGGCCCTGCGCGGCGCGACCCGCCAGGCCGCAAGCACGGACGCGCCTGGCGTGCCGGCGAGCGTCGGCGCTCCTGGCGCCGCCCCCCGGTTGACTGCAGCGCCGCCGCGGGCGCGGGCGCGGTGA
- the mobF gene encoding MobF family relaxase — translation MLSIGKLGQGQADYYLQAVGQGIEDYYTGAGEAPGRWLGSAADELGADGEVDAAALHAALTGNHPLTGAQLARPPRGGIRVPGFDLTFSAPKSVSVLFGLGDAALSREVRDAHEAAVEAALGYMERQAAVARRGRGGTESVLGNGFVGAAFRHRTSRAGDPQLHTHVLVANMTRGPDGRWTALDARRLYAQAKTGGYLYQAHLRAELTRRLGVEWTTIHRGAAEVDGIPARVLRSFSRRRAEIEEQMRDRGDTSSRAAQVAALDTRQAKDYAVAPASLAARWRDQARALGFEPDSVRDLTGRQQPRHLAPSAERAIHDHLGGPDGLTRQRSTFARREVIQAWCEQLPDGAPVADVERLADDFITSERAVPLAADVRGLTGTDVIRRADGRVVPATADERPHSTPELLALERALIERAAARHDDRVGVVSTDAVDAALTGRPTLSSEQEQMIRRLTTEGAGVAVVVGKAGTGKTFALDAAREAWERQGYRVVGAALARRAARELQDGSGIESTSVAALLQDLRDGGERSLLGRGRCVLVIDEAGMVGTRQLAELLDHAAAARAKVVLVGDDRQLPEIDAGGAFRGLAHRLRPIELVENRRQQHQWEREALDLLREGRAAEAIARYEERGRVVLADTAGEAHDRLVADWWTAASRGEEAVMVAARRVDVAELNARARALMARDGRLGSTEIEVAGRRFATGDHVVALANARRLGVLNGTRGVVTHVDTTAHALELATPDGTRILLPAGYLDARTPRGGATLDHGYAITGHKSQGMTTGRAFVLGTEGLYREWGYVGLSRGRTENRLYLVAPEPPERDEYAPPEARKDALEAAISALGRSRAQHMATDVEQQAKVQALSHEQLRSELDRLRPQTIASSSPVQKRLERQLRSVKQQRLAAEERAASEPSASELQRDAEDARLSAARAHALERARDLAAQERTLERRLEQAQVAAPARDSAYVAVLDAELRRRTDVAVQKAIADPPAYVIAAVGERPDRLAHRRAWYRAVRQIETYRWRYGVRDNECALGAEPPRNDIGMRAAWRDAKNEIVRAQQEIEQTAERHRDAARAVE, via the coding sequence ATGCTTTCTATCGGCAAGCTCGGACAAGGCCAGGCCGACTACTACCTCCAAGCGGTCGGCCAGGGCATCGAGGACTACTACACCGGGGCCGGGGAAGCCCCCGGCCGCTGGCTCGGCTCCGCCGCCGACGAGCTCGGCGCCGACGGTGAGGTCGATGCCGCAGCCCTGCACGCCGCGCTCACCGGCAACCACCCGCTCACCGGCGCCCAGCTCGCGCGCCCGCCGCGCGGCGGCATCCGCGTGCCGGGGTTCGACCTGACGTTCTCGGCGCCCAAGAGCGTCAGCGTCCTGTTCGGGCTCGGCGACGCGGCGCTCAGCCGTGAAGTCCGCGACGCGCACGAGGCGGCGGTCGAGGCCGCGCTCGGCTACATGGAGCGCCAGGCCGCCGTCGCGCGCCGCGGCCGTGGCGGCACCGAGAGCGTCCTCGGCAACGGCTTCGTCGGCGCCGCCTTCCGCCACCGCACCAGCCGCGCCGGCGACCCACAGCTCCACACCCACGTGCTCGTCGCCAACATGACCCGAGGACCCGACGGCCGCTGGACCGCACTCGACGCGCGCCGCCTCTATGCCCAGGCCAAGACCGGCGGCTACCTCTACCAGGCCCACCTGCGCGCCGAGCTGACCCGCCGCCTCGGCGTCGAATGGACCACGATCCACCGCGGCGCGGCCGAGGTCGACGGCATCCCCGCGCGCGTGCTGCGCTCGTTCAGCCGCCGGCGCGCAGAGATCGAAGAGCAGATGCGCGACCGCGGCGACACCAGCTCGCGCGCCGCCCAGGTCGCCGCGCTGGACACCCGGCAGGCCAAGGACTACGCCGTCGCCCCCGCGTCGCTCGCCGCGCGCTGGCGCGACCAGGCGCGGGCACTCGGCTTCGAGCCCGACAGCGTCCGCGACCTCACCGGGCGCCAGCAGCCGCGGCACCTCGCGCCGTCCGCCGAGCGCGCGATCCACGACCACCTCGGCGGCCCCGATGGCCTCACCCGCCAGCGCTCGACCTTCGCGCGCCGCGAGGTGATCCAGGCGTGGTGCGAGCAGCTGCCGGACGGCGCGCCGGTCGCCGACGTCGAGCGCCTCGCCGACGACTTCATCACCAGCGAACGCGCCGTGCCGCTCGCCGCCGACGTGCGCGGCCTCACCGGCACGGACGTGATCCGCCGCGCCGACGGACGCGTCGTCCCCGCCACGGCCGATGAGCGCCCGCACTCCACCCCCGAGCTGCTCGCCCTCGAGCGTGCCCTCATCGAGCGCGCCGCCGCCCGCCACGACGACCGCGTCGGCGTGGTCAGCACCGACGCCGTAGACGCCGCGCTCACCGGTCGGCCCACGCTGTCTTCGGAGCAGGAGCAGATGATCCGCCGCCTGACGACCGAGGGCGCCGGCGTGGCCGTCGTCGTCGGCAAGGCGGGCACCGGCAAGACCTTCGCGCTCGACGCGGCGCGCGAGGCGTGGGAGCGCCAGGGCTACCGGGTCGTCGGTGCCGCGCTCGCGCGCCGCGCGGCGCGGGAGCTCCAGGACGGCTCGGGGATCGAGTCCACCAGCGTCGCCGCGCTCCTCCAGGACCTGCGCGACGGTGGGGAGCGCAGCCTGCTGGGTCGTGGCCGCTGCGTGCTCGTGATCGACGAGGCCGGCATGGTCGGGACCCGCCAGCTCGCCGAGCTGCTCGACCATGCCGCCGCCGCCCGAGCCAAGGTCGTCCTTGTCGGCGACGACCGCCAGCTGCCCGAGATCGATGCCGGCGGCGCCTTCCGCGGACTCGCGCACCGTCTGCGTCCTATCGAGCTCGTCGAGAACCGCCGTCAGCAGCATCAGTGGGAGCGCGAAGCCCTCGACCTGCTGCGCGAGGGCCGCGCCGCCGAGGCGATAGCCCGCTACGAGGAACGTGGCCGCGTCGTGCTCGCCGACACCGCCGGCGAGGCCCACGACCGCCTCGTGGCCGACTGGTGGACCGCCGCGAGCCGCGGCGAGGAGGCCGTGATGGTCGCCGCCCGCCGCGTCGACGTCGCCGAGCTGAACGCCCGCGCCCGCGCGCTGATGGCGCGCGACGGGCGCCTCGGCTCCACCGAGATCGAGGTCGCTGGGCGGCGCTTCGCGACCGGCGACCACGTCGTTGCGCTGGCCAACGCCCGCCGCCTCGGGGTGCTCAACGGCACGCGCGGTGTCGTCACCCACGTCGATACCACTGCGCATGCGCTCGAGCTCGCGACGCCCGACGGCACGCGCATCCTCCTCCCCGCCGGCTACCTCGACGCGCGCACCCCCCGCGGCGGCGCGACGCTCGACCACGGCTACGCGATCACCGGCCACAAGAGCCAGGGCATGACCACCGGCCGCGCCTTCGTCCTCGGTACCGAGGGGCTCTACCGCGAATGGGGCTACGTCGGTCTCAGCCGCGGACGCACCGAGAACCGTCTTTACCTCGTCGCGCCCGAGCCGCCCGAACGCGACGAGTACGCCCCGCCGGAGGCGCGCAAGGACGCGCTCGAGGCGGCGATCTCAGCGCTTGGTCGCAGCCGCGCACAGCACATGGCCACCGACGTGGAGCAGCAGGCGAAGGTGCAGGCGCTGTCGCACGAGCAGCTGCGCTCCGAGCTCGACCGGCTGCGGCCGCAGACGATCGCGTCGTCGTCGCCGGTTCAGAAGCGCCTCGAGCGCCAGCTGCGCAGCGTCAAGCAGCAGCGCCTGGCGGCAGAGGAACGCGCCGCGTCCGAGCCGTCAGCGTCCGAACTCCAGCGGGACGCCGAAGACGCCCGCCTGTCCGCGGCGCGAGCTCATGCGCTGGAACGCGCTCGGGATCTCGCAGCGCAGGAGCGGACCCTCGAGCGTCGGCTCGAGCAGGCGCAGGTCGCCGCGCCGGCGCGCGACAGCGCCTACGTTGCCGTCCTCGACGCGGAGCTTCGCCGCCGCACCGACGTCGCCGTGCAGAAGGCGATCGCCGATCCGCCGGCGTACGTCATCGCGGCGGTCGGCGAGCGGCCGGACCGCCTTGCGCACCGCCGCGCGTGGTACCGCGCTGTCCGGCAGATCGAGACCTACCGCTGGCGGTACGGCGTGCGCGACAACGAGTGCGCTCTCGGCGCAGAGCCCCCGAGAAACGACATCGGCATGCGCGCGGCCTGGCGGGACGCGAAGAACGAGATCGTTCGCGCGCAGCAAGAGATCGAACAGACTGCCGAGCGGCATCGCGACGCCGCTCGCGCGGTGGAATGA